From Magnetococcales bacterium:
GCGTCCCACCAGCCAAGGTAATGGCAACAGCAACCCCATCCATGGCCATTGGAGATGCAGACCACTCTCCATCGCCTATCCTCCTGCCTGCCCTCCTGCCTGTTGGATCCAACCCCTTGCGGCGGCCAACAGCGGTTCCGGATCCACCGCCACCCCGGGCCGATAGGGGGCCGTGGCCAGTATGCGCCCTGCCCCACCCGTGAAAGCCGGATTGTTGCCGGTCGTGGCCAAAAATTCCAGCCAGGCCTCGCCGCTCAGGGAGGCCACCTTTTGGCGGGCAAAGCGGGTCATAGCGCTCCGTTTCAGCAACATCGACACATTCACCGCCAGGGCCGCCGCATCGCCATCGGCGCGAAACCGTGCCTCGATGGCGGCCAGTTCCCGCAAGGCTGCCCTTTTTCGATCCTTGCTCAGGCGTCGCCGCCACCACTTCCCCAGCCAGACCACCACCAGGGCCAGCATAACCC
This genomic window contains:
- a CDS encoding DUF4381 domain-containing protein, yielding MTDADPLAGLRGLHAPTEIQFWPPAPGWWLVAGGVMLALVVVWLGKWWRRRLSKDRKRAALRELAAIEARFRADGDAAALAVNVSMLLKRSAMTRFARQKVASLSGEAWLEFLATTGNNPAFTGGAGRILATAPYRPGVAVDPEPLLAAARGWIQQAGGQAGG